The following are from one region of the Cloacibacterium sp. TD35 genome:
- the fbaA gene encoding class II fructose-bisphosphate aldolase — MSRKFPAGVATGSLVSEIFAHAKENNYALPAVNVVGSSNINATMETAVKLNAPVIIQFSNGGAAFNAGKGLTTENQKSAILGGVAGAKHIHTLAEAYGATVILHTDHCAKKLLPWIDGLLDASEEHFKAYGKSLFSSHMLDLSEEPIEENLDISTKYFERMAKMGMTLEIELGVTGGEEDGVDNSDVDSSKLYTQPDEVAYAYERLKAISPEFTIAAAFGNVHGVYKPGNVKLTPKILDNSQKYVQEKFGTSEKPVNFVFHGGSGSTLEEIREAISYGVIKMNIDTDLQFAYTEGIRDYMTSNIEYLRTQIGNPEGEEKPNKKFYDPRVWIRKGEETFVTRLVKAFEDLNNVNTLG; from the coding sequence ATGAGCAGAAAATTTCCGGCAGGTGTTGCCACAGGTTCATTAGTATCAGAAATTTTTGCACACGCAAAAGAAAATAATTACGCACTTCCTGCAGTAAACGTAGTGGGTTCTAGTAACATAAACGCTACTATGGAAACAGCAGTTAAATTAAATGCTCCAGTAATTATTCAGTTTTCAAACGGAGGAGCTGCATTTAACGCAGGAAAAGGTCTTACTACTGAAAATCAAAAATCTGCAATCCTAGGTGGAGTTGCAGGAGCTAAACATATTCATACCCTTGCAGAAGCTTATGGAGCTACCGTAATTCTTCACACAGACCACTGTGCTAAAAAATTACTTCCTTGGATTGATGGATTATTAGATGCCAGCGAAGAACACTTCAAAGCATATGGTAAGTCATTATTCTCTTCTCATATGCTAGATTTATCAGAAGAACCAATTGAAGAAAATTTAGATATTTCTACTAAATATTTCGAAAGAATGGCTAAAATGGGCATGACTCTAGAAATAGAATTAGGAGTAACTGGTGGCGAAGAAGATGGTGTAGATAACTCTGATGTAGATTCTTCTAAATTATACACTCAGCCAGATGAAGTAGCATATGCTTATGAAAGATTAAAAGCAATTTCTCCAGAATTTACAATTGCAGCAGCTTTTGGTAACGTTCACGGTGTTTACAAACCAGGAAACGTGAAATTAACTCCGAAAATCTTAGACAATTCTCAAAAATATGTACAAGAAAAATTCGGAACTTCTGAAAAACCTGTAAACTTCGTATTCCATGGTGGTTCTGGTTCTACATTAGAAGAAATTAGAGAAGCGATTTCTTATGGAGTTATCAAAATGAATATCGATACAGACCTTCAGTTTGCTTACACAGAGGGAATTAGAGATTACATGACTTCTAACATCGAGTATTTAAGAACTCAAATTGGTAATCCTGAAGGTGAAGAAAAACCAAACAAAAAATTCTATGATCCAAGAGTTTGGATTAGAAAAGGGGAAGAAACTTTCGTTACTAGATTAGTAAAAGCCTTCGAAGATTTAAATAACGTAAATACATTAGGCTAA
- a CDS encoding NAD kinase, which translates to MKAAIYSQKKDLDTFLYLSKFISELNKRGVKAIIYEQLFKDLEFSKEFSTFSNYEDVKQQKIDFFFSFGGDGTILNALNFIKELEIPIIGVNTGRLGFLASFSKEEIFSHIDEIITKEMNLSKRSVLKVTSSGTPIDFPYALNDLTISRNETTSMITIETHINEQFLTYYWGDGLIISTPTGSTAYSLSCGGPIISPGNGILSLTPIAPHNLNVRPIVLRDDIEITLKVESRVPQYSLSLDSRLYHMKNDDVITVKKADFQLILMHPKDLSFFKTLRQKLLWGKDKRN; encoded by the coding sequence TTGAAAGCTGCAATTTATTCACAGAAAAAAGACTTAGATACATTTCTATACTTAAGTAAGTTTATATCAGAACTTAACAAAAGAGGTGTAAAGGCCATTATATATGAACAGCTCTTCAAAGATTTAGAATTTTCAAAAGAGTTTTCCACTTTTTCTAACTATGAAGATGTAAAACAACAAAAAATAGATTTTTTCTTCAGTTTCGGGGGAGACGGAACCATTTTAAATGCCCTTAACTTTATCAAGGAATTAGAAATTCCCATCATTGGTGTAAACACAGGTAGATTAGGATTTTTGGCAAGTTTTTCTAAAGAAGAAATCTTCAGTCACATAGACGAAATCATCACCAAAGAAATGAATTTGAGCAAGAGAAGCGTTCTGAAAGTGACTTCTTCTGGCACTCCTATTGATTTTCCTTATGCACTAAATGACCTTACTATCTCTAGAAATGAAACCACTTCTATGATTACTATAGAAACGCATATTAATGAGCAGTTTCTTACCTATTATTGGGGAGATGGTCTAATTATTTCTACACCTACTGGTTCTACAGCATATTCACTGAGCTGTGGTGGCCCTATCATTTCGCCAGGAAACGGAATCCTTTCGCTTACGCCTATCGCACCACATAATCTCAACGTAAGACCTATTGTTTTAAGAGATGACATAGAAATTACATTAAAAGTAGAAAGCAGAGTGCCACAATATTCTCTTTCTCTAGACTCTAGACTCTATCATATGAAAAATGATGATGTGATTACGGTAAAAAAAGCAGACTTCCAACTGATCTTAATGCACCCAAAAGACTTGAGTTTTTTCAAAACTTTAAGACAAAAACTCCTTTGGGGTAAAGACAAAAGAAATTAG
- a CDS encoding CBS domain-containing protein: MLISEYISKDFPAFEANSSAEEALEIAAEFGFTHVFVQKNNLFLGGICKEFLEENPDKNLEELLIHIERFAILEGGTVLDTVKLFYTFNANIIPIINKNEEYLGYIAYDDVFNELSKYPLFSENGAVLTVENNLKSFSMTEIAKIVESNNSKFYGAFISHVNEDLIQVTMKINHDNLSSIDETFDRFGYHVVHKFYNDEKEDLIKDRYQYFQKYLEF; the protein is encoded by the coding sequence ATGTTAATTTCTGAATATATATCCAAAGATTTTCCCGCTTTTGAAGCCAATTCATCAGCAGAAGAAGCACTAGAAATAGCAGCGGAATTTGGTTTCACCCATGTATTTGTACAAAAAAACAACCTTTTTTTGGGAGGAATCTGCAAAGAATTTTTGGAAGAAAATCCTGATAAAAATTTAGAAGAACTCCTTATTCATATAGAGCGATTTGCTATTTTAGAAGGCGGAACCGTATTAGATACTGTAAAATTATTCTATACTTTTAATGCTAATATTATTCCTATTATCAATAAAAACGAAGAATATCTAGGATACATTGCTTACGATGATGTTTTTAATGAACTATCGAAATATCCTTTGTTTTCTGAAAACGGAGCGGTTTTAACAGTAGAAAACAACCTAAAATCGTTTTCAATGACCGAAATTGCCAAAATTGTAGAGAGCAATAACTCTAAATTTTACGGAGCATTCATTAGTCATGTAAATGAAGACCTAATACAGGTTACCATGAAAATTAACCATGACAATCTAAGCTCAATAGACGAAACATTCGACCGATTTGGATATCACGTAGTTCATAAATTTTATAACGACGAAAAAGAAGACCTCATCAAAGACCGATATCAATATTTTCAAAAATATTTAGAATTTTAA
- a CDS encoding DMT family transporter — MNPEKEKWILLVLLSLIWGSSFILIKKSLEHFNPYQVGALRVLISGVLLSPIALLNIKKFPKSHLKWLIIAALCGNFIPMFLFPIAETKVSSSIAGIINSTMPLFVIIVGAAFWKTKTTTRQILGIVISFFGVVLLMSSGHDNNIEHLFYIALLLFAAFLYAVSTTTVGAKLTYIPAKLLSSFVFFYVLFLPSLLALYFSNFFHEFSFTRENMIGLGFVATLSIFGTGLAMMLQYRLMSVSNPLFASTVTLLMPIVAVTWGIIDGESFTFLQGIGGAIILGGLIFLRKKKS, encoded by the coding sequence ATGAACCCTGAAAAAGAAAAATGGATTTTATTAGTATTGCTCTCTCTGATTTGGGGCTCTTCGTTTATCTTGATAAAAAAATCGCTAGAACATTTTAACCCTTATCAAGTAGGAGCGCTTAGGGTTCTTATTTCTGGGGTTTTACTCTCGCCGATTGCTTTATTGAACATCAAAAAATTTCCTAAATCACATCTAAAATGGCTGATTATTGCAGCACTATGTGGAAATTTTATTCCTATGTTCTTATTCCCAATTGCGGAAACCAAAGTCAGCAGCAGTATTGCCGGAATTATCAATTCTACGATGCCGCTTTTTGTGATTATCGTAGGCGCTGCATTTTGGAAAACTAAAACTACTACTCGACAAATTTTAGGAATTGTCATCAGTTTTTTCGGGGTAGTCTTATTGATGAGTTCTGGGCATGATAATAACATAGAGCACTTATTTTATATAGCGCTATTGCTTTTCGCTGCTTTCTTGTATGCCGTAAGCACCACAACCGTAGGCGCTAAACTTACTTATATTCCCGCAAAGCTGTTATCATCTTTTGTTTTTTTCTATGTTTTATTTTTGCCGTCTTTATTGGCTTTATATTTCTCAAATTTCTTCCACGAGTTTTCTTTTACAAGAGAAAACATGATAGGACTAGGCTTTGTGGCTACTTTATCCATCTTCGGAACCGGACTTGCCATGATGTTGCAATATAGATTAATGAGCGTTTCAAATCCGCTGTTTGCTTCTACCGTTACCTTATTAATGCCAATTGTTGCGGTAACTTGGGGGATTATAGACGGAGAAAGTTTTACTTTTTTACAAGGAATAGGTGGTGCAATTATTCTGGGAGGATTAATTTTTCTACGAAAGAAAAAAAGCTGA
- the aat gene encoding leucyl/phenylalanyl-tRNA--protein transferase, giving the protein MFLLDSDEVSFPDPALYDFEGGLLAMGGDLSPERIWFAYQNGIFPWFNPEDEILWWCPDPRFVLFPRDLKISKSMKKILREGKFTFTENKYFEEVMKNCQAAERKGQDGTWITDEMIKSYSTLHRYGKAKSIEVWENDELVGGFYGVDLGHIFCGESMFAKVSNASKAGFIYFVEKYINLYQLIDCQVYTEHLASLGATEISKKEFLKILKQSFSNENVK; this is encoded by the coding sequence ATGTTTCTACTAGATTCAGATGAAGTTTCTTTTCCAGACCCTGCTTTATATGATTTTGAAGGAGGATTACTGGCAATGGGCGGAGACTTATCTCCAGAAAGAATCTGGTTTGCTTATCAGAACGGGATTTTCCCTTGGTTTAATCCCGAAGACGAAATTTTATGGTGGTGTCCCGATCCTAGATTCGTATTATTTCCGAGAGATTTGAAAATTTCTAAATCCATGAAGAAAATTCTGCGAGAAGGGAAATTTACTTTTACTGAAAATAAATATTTCGAAGAAGTGATGAAAAACTGCCAAGCAGCTGAAAGAAAGGGTCAAGACGGTACTTGGATTACAGATGAAATGATAAAATCTTACAGCACTCTTCACCGCTATGGAAAAGCCAAAAGCATAGAGGTTTGGGAAAATGATGAATTAGTAGGTGGTTTTTATGGAGTAGATTTAGGACACATCTTCTGCGGAGAAAGCATGTTTGCCAAAGTGAGCAATGCGAGTAAAGCGGGTTTTATTTATTTTGTAGAAAAATATATAAATCTTTATCAGCTGATTGATTGCCAGGTTTATACTGAGCATTTAGCTTCTTTAGGTGCTACAGAAATTTCTAAAAAGGAGTTTCTCAAAATTTTAAAACAAAGTTTCTCAAACGAGAACGTAAAATAA
- a CDS encoding DUF3127 domain-containing protein, with amino-acid sequence MELQGTVKKIFDTQTFASGFQKREMVLLTQEQYPQPISIEFLSDKINLLDNVSEGETVKLGINIRGREWTNPQGEVKYFNSITAWRLEKVADNGAQPTYAAPSAVATPATTNENPFADEGDDDLPF; translated from the coding sequence ATGGAATTACAAGGAACGGTTAAGAAAATATTTGATACCCAGACTTTTGCAAGCGGTTTTCAAAAAAGAGAAATGGTTTTATTGACTCAGGAACAATATCCTCAGCCTATTTCAATAGAATTTTTATCAGATAAAATTAATTTATTAGATAATGTTTCTGAAGGCGAAACTGTAAAATTAGGAATCAATATAAGAGGTAGAGAGTGGACTAACCCACAAGGTGAAGTAAAATATTTCAATTCTATTACCGCTTGGAGATTAGAAAAAGTAGCAGATAACGGTGCTCAACCTACTTATGCTGCTCCATCTGCAGTGGCTACTCCAGCTACTACAAATGAAAATCCTTTCGCAGACGAAGGAGATGACGATTTACCTTTCTAA
- a CDS encoding NUDIX hydrolase, producing MKLDDSKNKMTLQELINTKNFINQLSVDCAIFGFHDKSLKILLLKYHELNLWAIPGGFIFEDEHLDDAAHRILYERTHLEDVYLQQFYAFGAIDRTEKNNPHRQLLANKGIEISKDHWINKRFVTIGYYALIDYTLSHTFPDAFNETCAWFDVHDLPDMAFDHKEIIEKGLEHLRKTLDYDIVGSNLLPEKFTMKDLQNLYEAILGETFRRNNFQRKMLSLNILDRHEKLFSGSANKAPYLYSFKKK from the coding sequence ATGAAACTTGATGACTCCAAAAATAAGATGACCCTTCAAGAATTGATTAATACCAAAAACTTTATTAATCAATTATCTGTAGACTGTGCCATCTTTGGCTTCCACGACAAATCTTTAAAAATTTTATTACTAAAATATCACGAACTAAATCTCTGGGCAATTCCTGGTGGTTTTATTTTCGAAGATGAGCACCTAGATGATGCTGCACATAGAATTTTATACGAAAGAACCCATTTGGAAGACGTGTATTTACAACAATTCTATGCATTCGGAGCAATAGACAGAACTGAAAAAAACAACCCTCACCGTCAATTATTAGCCAATAAAGGAATAGAAATTAGTAAAGACCACTGGATCAATAAACGATTCGTTACCATAGGCTATTATGCTCTAATAGATTACACACTTTCACACACTTTCCCAGATGCTTTTAATGAAACATGCGCTTGGTTTGATGTACATGATTTACCAGATATGGCTTTTGACCATAAAGAAATCATTGAAAAAGGCTTAGAACATCTTAGAAAAACCTTAGACTATGACATAGTAGGAAGCAACCTACTGCCAGAGAAATTTACGATGAAAGATTTACAAAATCTTTACGAAGCCATTTTAGGAGAAACATTTAGAAGAAACAATTTTCAGCGTAAGATGCTCAGTTTAAACATATTAGACAGACACGAAAAACTTTTTAGTGGCTCTGCAAATAAAGCACCTTACCTATATTCCTTTAAGAAAAAATAA